A section of the Alkalihalobacillus sp. LMS39 genome encodes:
- the ftsY gene encoding signal recognition particle-docking protein FtsY, with protein sequence MSFFKKLKEKISLQTDTVTDKFKTGLEKTRDSFVGKMNELVARYRSVDEDFFEELEELLISSDVGVSTVMELIDQLKDEVKLRNIKDTKEIQPVISEKLAALLEKDEDDISLREAEEGMTVILVVGVNGVGKTTSIGKLAHMFKEEGKSVLLAAGDTFRAGAIEQLEVWGERVGVDVIKQQEGSDPAAVMFDAVQAAKSRNVDVLLCDTAGRLQNKVNLMKELEKVKRVIEREVPGAPHEVLLVLDATTGQNAMTQAKTFGEATDVSGIVLTKLDGTAKGGIVLAIRHELDIPVKFVGLGEQMDDLQKFDAQQFVYGLFKDVLEAEINEEKAE encoded by the coding sequence ATGAGCTTTTTTAAAAAATTAAAAGAAAAGATTAGTTTACAAACTGATACAGTGACCGATAAATTTAAAACAGGTCTTGAAAAAACGAGAGATTCCTTTGTAGGGAAAATGAATGAGTTAGTGGCTAGATATCGAAGTGTTGATGAAGATTTCTTTGAAGAGTTAGAAGAATTGCTCATTAGCTCTGACGTTGGTGTTTCAACGGTTATGGAGTTAATTGATCAATTGAAAGACGAAGTGAAATTACGAAATATAAAAGATACAAAAGAGATACAACCTGTCATTTCAGAAAAATTAGCCGCATTATTAGAAAAAGATGAGGATGATATTAGTTTACGAGAAGCTGAAGAAGGAATGACTGTCATTCTTGTTGTAGGAGTAAATGGGGTAGGAAAAACAACATCAATCGGGAAATTGGCCCACATGTTTAAAGAAGAAGGGAAATCTGTTCTTTTAGCAGCTGGGGATACGTTCAGGGCCGGTGCAATTGAACAACTTGAGGTGTGGGGAGAGCGCGTTGGAGTTGATGTCATTAAGCAGCAAGAGGGCAGTGATCCTGCTGCTGTCATGTTTGACGCTGTTCAAGCCGCGAAATCTAGAAATGTAGATGTGTTGCTTTGTGATACAGCGGGTCGCCTGCAAAACAAAGTGAACTTGATGAAAGAGCTTGAGAAAGTGAAGCGAGTGATTGAACGGGAAGTTCCTGGTGCTCCACATGAAGTGCTATTAGTTTTAGATGCAACAACAGGTCAAAATGCGATGACGCAAGCAAAAACGTTTGGTGAAGCTACGGATGTTTCTGGGATTGTATTAACAAAATTAGACGGAACCGCCAAAGGAGGAATTGTCCTTGCGATCCGACATGAACTGGACATTCCAGTGAAATTTGTTGGGCTTGGTGAACAAATGGACGACTTGCAAAAATTCGACGCACAGCAGTTTGTATATGGATTATTTAAAGATGTATTGGAAGCTGAAATCAACGAAGAAAAGGCAGAATAA
- the smc gene encoding chromosome segregation protein SMC, with protein MFLKRLEVMGFKSFADKMSIEFDKGVTAVVGPNGSGKSNISDGVRWVLGEQSAKSLRGSKMEDIIFAGSDTRKPLNFAEISLVLDNEDQYIPIDYTEVSVTRRVYRSGDSEYFINKQSCRLKDIVDLFLDSGLGKEAYSIIGQGKVEEILSSKGEDRRVIFEEAAGVLKYKTRKVKAERKLAETQENLYRVEDIIHELEGQIEPLQIQASIAKDYLAKKEELKNVDVALIVHEITELHQEWTEAKSAIEQLEEQHKQMTVKVTESEETVASLRTEMKQLDDAMSHWQEQLLSASEELEKSEGQKEVLKERKKNFSLNREQLLKQLEEAKSKRAKYEQLLSVEQEKLQQVKEAVLELQDTVNGKQDAMLLAAEDLEQKLEQLKSDYIEVLNEQASLRNEIRYIEEQLKQTDGKSNRLVESNEHLIQTRESIILKKQELAKQLDEKQQSLNEKVSQFRALQVKLEQQKNDYQKKQTQLFEAYQHIQQVRSRKEVLEEMQSDFSGFFQGVKEVLKARGNQLQGIVGAVAELVTVPKEYETAIEIALGGATQHIVVESEAAARQAIGFLKKNRLGRSTFLPLPVIKARFVPSQQLSSIKGHSSFVGIASDLVQYEKRYEQVLSNLLGHVLVAKDLQGANEIANITGYKMRIVTLDGDVINPGGSMTGGSVKKNTTPLLGRQRELEGLQEKLVMMEEKTAQAEANVKKIKDMVANNEQQLEKLREQGEQAREAEQAVKAELREIELEEKSVNERLTLFDREQHNYENEKKQMQSKMEGLRRELSSLSTSAKVLEQEVDEIEQKKKQQQSSKETLQTEITDLKIQLAKEEERFVNQKETVARLQEEYSQIAQQASEIEEQYWLLENEFSKNTSGEETIDEKIERNRQQKENMIGKIRESKEARTKLEANITTLEHAGKQDKNRLKLLVDDLHRKEVRVNRLDVELDNRLTMLREEYEMSYDYAKEHYPLSIDVEEARTKVKLIKLAIDELGTVNIGAIEEYERVNERYQFLQEQQQDLVEAKETLYNVIREMDEEMTKRFSESFSQIRSHFQVVFKELFGGGGADLILTDPDNLLLTGVDIVARPPGKKLQHLALLSGGERALTAIALLFAILKVRPVPFCVLDEVEAALDEANVSRFARYLKVFSGDTQFIVITHRKGTMEEADVLYGVTMQESGVSRLVSVRLEDTKELVES; from the coding sequence ATGTTCCTCAAAAGATTAGAGGTCATGGGATTTAAATCGTTCGCAGATAAAATGTCGATCGAGTTTGATAAAGGAGTCACTGCGGTTGTAGGACCAAATGGAAGTGGAAAAAGTAATATTTCAGATGGAGTAAGATGGGTTCTCGGAGAACAATCAGCAAAATCATTACGTGGGTCAAAAATGGAAGATATCATTTTTGCTGGAAGTGACACGAGAAAACCATTGAACTTTGCGGAAATCTCACTTGTCTTAGATAATGAAGATCAATACATTCCAATAGATTACACGGAAGTGAGTGTAACAAGGAGAGTTTACCGGTCTGGTGATAGTGAATATTTTATTAATAAGCAATCTTGTCGTTTAAAAGATATCGTTGATCTTTTTCTAGATTCCGGATTAGGGAAAGAAGCATATTCGATTATTGGACAAGGAAAAGTAGAAGAAATTTTAAGCAGTAAAGGAGAAGACCGTCGTGTCATTTTTGAAGAGGCTGCTGGTGTTCTTAAATATAAGACACGAAAAGTAAAAGCGGAACGAAAACTCGCAGAAACACAAGAAAATTTATATCGTGTGGAAGACATTATTCATGAATTAGAAGGCCAAATCGAGCCTTTGCAAATACAAGCGTCAATCGCAAAAGATTATTTAGCCAAAAAAGAAGAATTAAAAAACGTGGATGTCGCTTTAATTGTCCATGAAATTACGGAACTTCATCAAGAATGGACAGAAGCTAAATCAGCGATCGAACAGTTAGAAGAACAACATAAACAAATGACAGTAAAGGTGACGGAATCAGAAGAAACTGTTGCTTCATTACGAACAGAAATGAAGCAACTGGATGATGCGATGAGTCACTGGCAAGAACAGTTATTATCGGCTAGTGAAGAACTAGAAAAAAGTGAAGGCCAAAAAGAAGTATTAAAAGAACGTAAAAAGAATTTTTCATTAAATAGAGAACAGCTCCTTAAACAACTAGAAGAAGCAAAATCAAAACGTGCAAAATATGAACAGCTTCTATCAGTAGAACAAGAAAAATTACAACAGGTAAAAGAGGCGGTTCTCGAACTTCAGGATACCGTTAACGGAAAACAGGACGCAATGTTGTTAGCCGCTGAAGACCTTGAACAAAAACTAGAACAGTTAAAATCGGATTACATAGAAGTGCTAAATGAACAAGCTTCATTACGAAATGAAATCCGTTATATAGAAGAGCAACTGAAACAAACAGATGGAAAAAGCAATCGTTTAGTTGAAAGCAATGAACACCTTATCCAAACAAGGGAATCGATTATTCTAAAAAAACAAGAATTAGCAAAACAACTAGATGAAAAACAGCAGTCATTAAACGAAAAAGTATCACAGTTTCGAGCTCTACAAGTGAAACTAGAACAACAAAAAAATGATTATCAGAAGAAACAAACGCAATTGTTTGAAGCGTACCAACATATTCAACAAGTTCGGTCACGAAAAGAAGTACTAGAAGAAATGCAATCGGATTTTTCTGGATTTTTTCAAGGTGTTAAAGAAGTACTTAAGGCGAGGGGAAACCAACTTCAAGGTATTGTTGGAGCTGTAGCTGAGCTAGTTACAGTTCCGAAAGAATATGAAACAGCGATTGAAATTGCGCTTGGAGGAGCAACCCAACATATTGTCGTAGAATCTGAAGCGGCAGCGAGGCAAGCGATCGGCTTTCTAAAGAAAAACCGTCTCGGGCGCTCTACTTTTTTACCATTGCCAGTCATTAAAGCAAGGTTCGTGCCTAGTCAACAATTATCAAGTATAAAAGGGCATTCTTCCTTTGTAGGGATTGCCTCAGATTTAGTTCAATATGAGAAACGATATGAACAAGTCCTCTCGAATTTACTTGGACATGTCCTTGTAGCAAAAGACCTTCAAGGCGCTAATGAGATTGCCAACATTACTGGGTATAAAATGCGTATTGTGACACTCGATGGTGATGTTATTAACCCAGGCGGTTCAATGACAGGAGGGTCTGTGAAAAAAAATACGACGCCATTGCTAGGGAGACAGCGTGAACTTGAAGGACTACAAGAAAAACTAGTGATGATGGAAGAGAAAACAGCTCAAGCCGAAGCGAATGTCAAAAAAATAAAAGACATGGTAGCGAACAATGAGCAGCAATTAGAGAAGCTTAGAGAGCAAGGGGAGCAAGCACGTGAAGCAGAGCAAGCAGTGAAAGCCGAACTGCGTGAAATTGAATTAGAAGAAAAAAGTGTTAATGAACGTCTAACCCTCTTTGACCGTGAACAACATAATTATGAGAATGAAAAAAAGCAAATGCAATCGAAAATGGAAGGATTACGAAGAGAGCTTTCAAGCTTATCGACTTCTGCAAAAGTGTTAGAGCAAGAAGTGGATGAAATCGAACAAAAGAAAAAACAACAGCAATCGTCGAAAGAAACATTACAGACCGAAATAACAGATTTGAAAATCCAGCTTGCCAAAGAAGAAGAGAGATTTGTGAACCAAAAAGAAACGGTTGCAAGACTTCAAGAAGAATATAGCCAAATTGCTCAGCAAGCTAGTGAAATCGAAGAACAGTATTGGCTGTTAGAAAATGAGTTTTCTAAAAATACGAGTGGTGAAGAAACGATAGATGAAAAAATCGAAAGAAATCGCCAACAAAAAGAAAACATGATTGGTAAGATAAGAGAAAGTAAAGAGGCAAGAACAAAGCTAGAAGCCAACATTACAACATTAGAGCATGCAGGCAAACAAGATAAGAATCGCTTAAAGCTTCTTGTTGATGATTTGCATCGCAAAGAAGTCCGAGTGAATCGTCTTGATGTCGAGCTTGATAATCGCTTGACAATGCTTCGTGAAGAATATGAAATGAGTTATGACTATGCAAAAGAACATTATCCACTTTCGATCGATGTTGAAGAGGCAAGAACGAAAGTAAAGTTAATTAAATTGGCCATTGATGAATTAGGGACGGTCAACATCGGGGCCATTGAAGAATATGAACGAGTAAATGAACGGTATCAGTTTTTACAAGAACAGCAACAAGATTTGGTTGAAGCTAAAGAAACGTTATACAATGTCATTAGAGAAATGGATGAGGAAATGACAAAGCGATTTAGCGAATCATTTAGCCAAATTCGTTCGCATTTTCAAGTGGTCTTTAAAGAGTTATTTGGAGGTGGAGGAGCAGATTTGATTTTAACAGACCCAGACAATCTGTTGTTAACGGGTGTTGATATCGTTGCAAGGCCACCAGGGAAAAAACTTCAGCACCTTGCCTTACTTTCAGGGGGAGAGCGCGCACTTACGGCTATTGCTTTACTTTTTGCTATTTTAAAAGTTCGTCCAGTACCATTTTGTGTATTAGACGAAGTGGAGGCTGCACTTGATGAAGCGAATGTTAGTCGTTTTGCCCGTTATCTAAAGGTGTTTAGTGGCGATACACAATTTATCGTTATCACACACCGGAAAGGGACAATGGAAGAAGCAGATGTTCTATATGGGGTAACAATGCAAGAATCAGGTGTTTCAAGATTAGTATCGGTTCGTCTTGAGGACACGAAAGAATTAGTGGAAAGTTAA